A region of the Myxococcus stipitatus DSM 14675 genome:
CGACCGCCTCCGCGCGCGTCAGGTCGATGCGGCCATTCAAGAAGGCGCGACGCGTGAACTCACCCGGCGTCGCCAGACGCGCGAGCCCCTCCTCAAGCGTCCGCTCCAACAACAACCGCAGCAGGCGCGGCCCCCCATGCGCCTGCAACTCCACCACGTCCTCACCCGTGAACGACGCGGGCCCTCGGAAGTAGAGGAAGAGCCCCTCGTCCAGCACACGGCCATGCGCGTCCACGAAGCTCGCGAGATACGCATGGCGAGGAGTGGGGGAGGGCGGCACACCCGGGGCCAGCCGACGGCCGACCTCGAGGGCGGCGGGGCCCGACAACCGGATGATGCCCACGGCCCCCGCGGTGGGCGCGGTGGCCAGGGCGACAATCGTGGGGGAAGCGGACGTCATGTCGACTCAAGTCGCGGCGACGGGCACCGCGCGGCCCTCGAGACGAATCCCTACCGAGGGCCCATGGGAGGCGTGGAGCCTCGGGCGGCCTTCTCCACGGCCTCCCGATTCTCCTCGATGTACTTCTCGACCGCGGCGTCCTCGATGTCCAGGTCCCGCAGCACACCCGGGTAGACGAAGCGGAAGGCGGGAGACTCCTCGTCTCCGCGCAGACGGAAGCTCATCTTCAGCACCGCCGCGCCGTACAGCTTGTCCTTGAGACCCTTCGCCTTGCCCATGCACCGCCCTCACTCGTCGAAGTCGTCCTCGTCATCATCCGGCAACAGGCTCCGCTTGGGCAGCGGCGCCGGCTTCTCCGGAGTGAACACCACGCGGCGGTTGCGGCCCTCACCCTCGGCCGACACCTTCAACCCCGTCACTCCTTCTACCGCCTTCATCACCCGCGCGCGGTCTTCCTGCTTCATCGCGGCGAGCGCGTAGAAGCGCCCCAGGCTGGCGGACTTCTCGGCGAGCTGACGGACCGCCTCTCGCAGCGCGGCATCCTCTTCCACCGGCATCGAGCGCTCATCCGACTCCCCGGCCCGACCCGGAGCCGCCGCCGCGCGAGCCGCCGGCGCCTGCTGCTGCGCCGCCGCCCCTCGCTGGGCCTGCTGCCGGGCGGGAGCCTGCGGCGGCGCGGGAGCCCGAGGCGCCGCCACGGGAGCTGGCGCCGCGGGAGCCGCGGCCTGCGCGACGGGAGCCTGCGGCTGCGGCTCACGACGCTGACGGGGCTCCGGGTGCGCCCCCGCGCCCAGCACCACCCAGCGCCGCTCGACGCCGGGACGGTGCAGCATCTTGTTGAGCAGGAACTGGAGCGAATCCAGCACCTGGCTGCGGCGGCCCTGCTCCACACCGGGCGGAGGGCCCGCGTCGAAGTGCAGCGCGACGGACAGGCTTCCATCCGCCGCGTCCTGCATGTCCAGGCGCGCGGGGAAGCCCATCAGCCCGAGGATGTCGCCCAGGAGCTTCTCCACGCGAGGCCGGAGGTCGGCCCCCGCGCCCCCCGGGGCCGGAGTGCCGGCCACCGGAGCCTGCTGCGGAACCTGCTGCTCGCTCACTTGCGTTTTCCTCCCGCCGTCGCCGCCACCGGCGTTCCCCCACCCGTCGGCTTGTTGCGGTCCAGCCACTTCCTCAACCCGTACTGCTGCGCGATGGAGAGGATGTTGTTGGTGAAGATGTAGAGCGACAGACCGGCCGGGTACTGGAGCAGCGTCAGCGTGAAGATGCCGGGCACGAACCAGGTCATGATCTTCGCCTGGGTCGCATCCATCATCTGCGGCTGCATCTTCTGGGTGATGATCATCGACACGCCCAGCGCCAGGGGCAGCAGGTACGTGGGGTCCTTGTAGGTCAGGTCCCTCCAGATGGGGCCGAAGAAGGGCTCGCCGTACAGGTCGAAGCTGTTGCGCAGGGCCGTGAAGAGCGCAATCCACACCGGCATCTGGATGAGCAGCGGCAGACAGCCGCCCAGGGGGTTCACCTTCGCCTCCTGGTACAGCTTCATGATTTCAAGGTTCTGCTGCTCGCGGTTGTCCGCGTACTTCTTGCGGATCTCCTCCATGCGCGGCTGGAGCTTCTTCACCTCTTCCATGCTGACCATGGAGCGGTAGGTGAGCGGCAGCAGCACCATCTTCACCACCACCGTGAGCAGGATGATGGCCACGCCCCAGTTGCCCGTGAGGCCGTGGAAGAACTTCATGATGGTCAGCAGCAGCTTGCAGATGACGGCCCAGATGCCGAAGTCCACGGTGTCCGTGAGCGCCGGGCGGAACGTGTTCTGCGCGTTGAGGTTCGCGGCCTGGACCAGCTCGGTGCCGGGCACGCTCGCCATCAGGTCGGGGTCCTTGGGGCCCAGGTAGCCGCCCAGCCGCAGCGTCACCGTCTCACCCGCGGCCACGCTCAGCGGGAAGGCCGCCGTCGCCTGCCGCGCGGTGGGCGTGGCGGTGAGGATGCAGTGGCCCGCGCGCGGGCCGTCCAGCGGGTAGAGCGCCGACACGAAGTACTGCTGGTTGATGCCGAAGAAGGCGATGTTGCCCTTCGTGTCCTCGGGCTTGTCGTCACCCGGGTTCATGTTGTGGAGCTTGTCGTCCACCTGGCACGAGGAGCGGCTCAGGTTGCCCACGCCGCCGAAGAAGGACGGCGCGTGCTCGAAGTTCGGGTCGATGGCGCGCGAGTAGTGCACCTGCAGCTCGCCGTTCTGCGGCTGGCCGGAGATGTTCTTCACCTGGATGGTGTAGAGCATCTCGAAGCCCTCCTGCGGCCACTGGAACACCTTCACCACCTCCCACGGACCCTGGCGGCCCGTGAAGGTGACGGAGTCCAGCCCGGCGCCGCCCGTCTTCTCCTCCACCGCGTAGGAGACGTTGGCCGGCAGGGGGCTCGAGCCCTCGATGGTGACGGACAGCGGCAGCGGCTGGTTGGGCACCGGCTGCGCCAGGTTCATCTGCGGCGCGGGCGGGACCTCCTTGCCCAGCAGCAGTTGGAAGCCCTGGGACACCGACAGCGAGCCCTGCTCGCGCATCTTCACGCCCTGGAGCACCGCCGACGTCAGGCCCGCGCCCTGCGAGGAGAACTGGTAGACGGACTCCTTGCGGGTCAGGTCCACCTTGCGGGCGGGCGGGGGAGGGGTGGCCTCCGTGGGGCTGCCCGGGGTGGGCGGCGAGGCCTCACCCGACGGCGGGAGAGCGGCCTGGGCCTGCGTGCCAGCGTCCTGGGGGCCCGCCGCCGCCACTCCTCCGTCCTCGGCGCCAGGCGTGGCGGGCGGGGGCGGGAAGAGGAACATCCAACCGGCGGTGATGGCGAAGGAGAGCAGCAGGGCGACCAGGAGCCGCTTCTGGGAGTCGTTCGACTGGGGCGAGAGCGGATCGTTCATAGAGTTCCCTCCCCACGGGGGAGGGTGCGGCAAGGGGTGAAAGCCCCGTCACGGCACCGGGTCGATGCCACCGGGGTGGAAGGGCTGGCAGCGCAACAAGCGCCACACGGTGAGCCAGGAACCCTTGAGCCCTCCGTGCTTTTCCAGCGCCTCCATGGCGTAGGTGGAGCACGAGGGATAGAAGCGGCACACCTTCGGCAAAAGCGGCCCGAGGAACTTCCGGTAGAAGCGGATGGGCAGCGAGATGACGAAGGCGAGCGGGCTCATCTGGGAGGCTCCTTCGGCTTCGACTCGGCGGCCGGCGGGAGCCGCTGCAGCTTACGGGTGACACCGTCGAAGGCGCGGGACAGGTCCACGAAGGAGGCTTCCTTCGCGGATGAGCGCGCCACCAACACCACGTCCAGGCCCGAAGGCCATTGCATGCGGCGCTTGCGGAACAACTCGCGCAGCACGCGCCTGAGGCGCGCGCGCACTACCGCGTTTCCCACCTTGCTCGACACGGTGAGGCCAACACGGGAGTACGTCCGGCCATTGCGTTTGTAGAGAGCGAGGAGACAGTCGGAAGGAAGCTTCTGCCCACCGTCCTGCACCTCGAGGAACTCA
Encoded here:
- the rnpA gene encoding ribonuclease P protein component; amino-acid sequence: MRAEGATPGQTGPADQRFPKALRLLSRREFLEVQDGGQKLPSDCLLALYKRNGRTYSRVGLTVSSKVGNAVVRARLRRVLRELFRKRRMQWPSGLDVVLVARSSAKEASFVDLSRAFDGVTRKLQRLPPAAESKPKEPPR
- the yidC gene encoding membrane protein insertase YidC; translation: MNDPLSPQSNDSQKRLLVALLLSFAITAGWMFLFPPPPATPGAEDGGVAAAGPQDAGTQAQAALPPSGEASPPTPGSPTEATPPPPARKVDLTRKESVYQFSSQGAGLTSAVLQGVKMREQGSLSVSQGFQLLLGKEVPPAPQMNLAQPVPNQPLPLSVTIEGSSPLPANVSYAVEEKTGGAGLDSVTFTGRQGPWEVVKVFQWPQEGFEMLYTIQVKNISGQPQNGELQVHYSRAIDPNFEHAPSFFGGVGNLSRSSCQVDDKLHNMNPGDDKPEDTKGNIAFFGINQQYFVSALYPLDGPRAGHCILTATPTARQATAAFPLSVAAGETVTLRLGGYLGPKDPDLMASVPGTELVQAANLNAQNTFRPALTDTVDFGIWAVICKLLLTIMKFFHGLTGNWGVAIILLTVVVKMVLLPLTYRSMVSMEEVKKLQPRMEEIRKKYADNREQQNLEIMKLYQEAKVNPLGGCLPLLIQMPVWIALFTALRNSFDLYGEPFFGPIWRDLTYKDPTYLLPLALGVSMIITQKMQPQMMDATQAKIMTWFVPGIFTLTLLQYPAGLSLYIFTNNILSIAQQYGLRKWLDRNKPTGGGTPVAATAGGKRK
- the yidD gene encoding membrane protein insertion efficiency factor YidD, coding for MSPLAFVISLPIRFYRKFLGPLLPKVCRFYPSCSTYAMEALEKHGGLKGSWLTVWRLLRCQPFHPGGIDPVP